One window from the genome of Deltaproteobacteria bacterium encodes:
- a CDS encoding bifunctional (p)ppGpp synthetase/guanosine-3',5'-bis(diphosphate) 3'-pyrophosphohydrolase, with protein sequence MVRLEEILENVSRYNPGADFDLIKKAYVFSAKVHQGQKRQSGEPYLVHPLEVASVLAGMRLDAPSIATGLLHDTVEDTLTTLPEIEQLFGKEVTALVDGVTKLSKIDFTSKEQRQAENFRKMFIAMAEDVRVILVKLADRLHNMRTLKYMTENKQMRIAQETLDIYAPIAGRLGMQEIKTELEDLSFYFLKPDIWKQIEGKTVELKKKSDKTLEEVEEVLRGKLKEYNLPTEVQSRLKHPYSTYRKMEEQKIEFEQVYDLIAFRVMVNNVQQCYEALGLIHSLWKPVPGRFKDYIGMPKANNYQSLHTTVIGKGGQRMEFQIRTREMHEMAEWGIASHWKYKEKGGVANKDEIKFRWLRQFLEWQKELMDPAEYLDTVKLDLFASDVYVFTPKGDIREFPRGSTPIDFAYSVHTDIGHRCVGARINGRIVPLRYLLKSGDTVEIITSPNHHPSKDWMKSVHTSRAKAKIRQYLRDEERERSQFLGEEILAKEFQKFGEDFSRMQKSDLFDNFLKKGGFKDKTHFLSLVGYGKVTPRQVVVSLLPPEKMVETKADGDLPLTRFFKKAVEKTRGMVRVGGHDDILVTFGRCCNPIVGDSIIGFISRGQGVKVHSLECPKVMESDPARRVEVKWDSKAKGMFSLAKVRVVCVDKPGLLAEISKSISSQGANISHASCRTTPDQKAINVFDLGVENLSHLFSVIKSLEKVKGVISVERLKGQ encoded by the coding sequence GTGGTCCGGTTAGAGGAAATCCTGGAAAATGTCAGCCGGTACAATCCCGGCGCCGATTTTGATCTTATCAAAAAGGCCTATGTTTTTTCCGCCAAGGTTCATCAGGGGCAAAAACGGCAGTCCGGGGAGCCGTATCTGGTGCATCCCCTCGAGGTCGCCTCTGTTCTCGCCGGCATGCGTTTGGATGCCCCCAGTATCGCCACCGGTCTGTTACACGACACGGTTGAAGATACCCTGACAACCCTGCCGGAAATCGAACAGCTCTTTGGCAAGGAGGTGACCGCCCTCGTGGACGGCGTGACCAAACTTTCGAAGATTGATTTCACCTCCAAGGAACAGCGGCAGGCCGAGAATTTCCGCAAGATGTTCATCGCCATGGCCGAGGATGTCCGGGTCATTCTGGTCAAACTCGCCGATCGGCTCCATAATATGCGAACCTTGAAATACATGACGGAAAATAAACAGATGAGGATCGCCCAGGAGACACTGGATATTTACGCCCCGATTGCCGGCCGTCTCGGAATGCAGGAGATCAAGACCGAACTGGAGGATCTGTCTTTCTATTTCCTCAAACCGGATATCTGGAAACAGATTGAGGGAAAAACGGTCGAGCTGAAAAAAAAGAGCGACAAAACCTTAGAAGAGGTGGAAGAGGTTCTCCGGGGAAAACTGAAAGAGTATAATCTTCCAACCGAGGTCCAGAGCCGGCTCAAACACCCGTACAGCACCTACCGCAAGATGGAAGAACAAAAAATTGAGTTCGAACAGGTCTACGACCTGATCGCCTTTCGTGTCATGGTCAACAATGTCCAGCAGTGTTACGAGGCGCTGGGGCTCATCCACTCCCTCTGGAAACCGGTTCCCGGCCGCTTTAAGGATTATATCGGGATGCCGAAGGCGAACAACTACCAGTCCCTTCATACCACCGTGATCGGCAAAGGGGGCCAAAGGATGGAGTTCCAGATCCGGACGCGGGAGATGCATGAGATGGCCGAGTGGGGGATCGCCTCGCACTGGAAGTACAAGGAGAAGGGGGGAGTTGCCAACAAAGATGAGATCAAGTTCCGCTGGCTGCGCCAATTTTTAGAGTGGCAAAAGGAGTTGATGGATCCCGCGGAATACCTGGATACGGTCAAGCTGGACCTCTTTGCCTCCGATGTCTATGTTTTTACCCCCAAGGGAGATATTCGGGAGTTTCCCAGGGGTTCGACGCCGATCGATTTTGCCTATTCGGTCCACACCGATATCGGCCACCGGTGCGTGGGGGCCAGGATTAATGGAAGGATCGTTCCGTTGCGCTATCTCTTGAAGAGCGGCGATACGGTCGAGATCATCACCTCTCCCAACCATCACCCCTCAAAGGACTGGATGAAATCGGTTCATACCTCGCGGGCCAAGGCGAAGATTCGTCAGTACCTGCGGGATGAAGAACGGGAGAGGAGCCAGTTTTTGGGGGAGGAGATACTGGCCAAGGAGTTCCAGAAATTCGGGGAGGATTTTTCCCGCATGCAGAAATCAGACCTGTTTGACAACTTTTTAAAAAAAGGGGGGTTCAAGGACAAAACCCATTTCTTGTCACTCGTTGGTTATGGAAAAGTGACCCCTCGTCAGGTGGTTGTCTCGCTCCTTCCCCCTGAGAAGATGGTGGAGACCAAGGCGGATGGGGATTTACCCCTCACCCGCTTTTTCAAAAAGGCGGTGGAGAAAACAAGGGGGATGGTTCGTGTCGGCGGGCATGACGACATCCTGGTGACCTTTGGGCGGTGTTGCAACCCGATTGTGGGGGACAGTATTATCGGTTTTATTTCCAGGGGCCAAGGGGTGAAAGTCCATTCCCTGGAATGCCCCAAGGTCATGGAATCGGATCCCGCCCGGCGGGTGGAGGTGAAGTGGGATTCCAAGGCGAAAGGGATGTTCAGTCTGGCGAAGGTCCGGGTGGTCTGTGTTGATAAACCGGGTCTGTTGGCCGAGATCAGCAAATCGATTTCATCCCAGGGGGCGAATATTTCTCACGCCTCCTGTCGGACGACCCCTGACCAGAAGGCGATCAATGTCTTTGACCTGGGTGTGGAAAACCTCTCACACCTTTTTTCGGTGATCAAATCCTTAGAAAAGGTCAAGGGGGTTATTTCGGTGGAGCGGTTAAA
- a CDS encoding FHA domain-containing protein, translating to MGFNAELLSVLACPQCKGELQLIRDETLGCEGCQLLFPIKEGMPVFLSEETLSWEEQVSSPSIREPSLNYAPIPGGQKVAVFTVVEGKNSGKVVRLEKSTCKAIGRSLDDKEKTQVFSVESAASLDDFSKKLVMNYIGRQFEKKERGSGDLGSFRRLADWPLDDVSVSRLHAMIFFGDSGVGILDLVSKNGTYVNGVEVESRLLKESDLIAIGGTKIRFQMG from the coding sequence ATGGGCTTCAATGCTGAACTCCTTTCCGTCCTTGCCTGTCCTCAATGCAAGGGGGAGTTGCAATTGATCCGTGATGAGACGCTGGGTTGTGAGGGGTGTCAGCTCCTCTTCCCGATCAAGGAGGGAATGCCTGTTTTCCTTTCCGAAGAGACATTGTCCTGGGAGGAACAGGTTTCTTCCCCCTCGATCAGAGAGCCTTCTCTCAACTATGCACCGATTCCGGGCGGCCAGAAGGTCGCCGTTTTTACCGTTGTAGAGGGGAAAAACAGCGGCAAGGTGGTGAGACTTGAGAAGTCAACCTGCAAGGCGATCGGTCGTTCCCTGGACGACAAGGAAAAGACCCAGGTCTTTAGCGTGGAATCAGCCGCTTCTCTCGACGATTTTTCCAAGAAACTGGTGATGAATTACATCGGCCGGCAATTTGAAAAAAAGGAAAGGGGATCGGGGGATCTCGGTTCCTTCAGGAGGCTTGCCGACTGGCCGCTGGATGATGTTTCTGTCTCCCGCCTTCATGCGATGATCTTTTTCGGGGATTCCGGCGTCGGAATTCTGGATCTGGTCAGCAAAAATGGGACCTATGTGAATGGTGTGGAGGTGGAGTCACGGCTCCTGAAGGAGAGTGACCTGATCGCGATTGGCGGAACCAAGATCCGTTTTCAAATGGGATAA
- the gmk gene encoding guanylate kinase encodes MLFVISAPSGTGKTTLIKKLLQECPRIRLSVSYTTRPPRRGEKEGVDYFFITPAEFERMREKAEFIESAEVHGEFYGTRQSQILRNEAEGYDTLLDIDTQGARNLKQKEPKALLIFLMPPTLGDLEKRLKERATEPEEILRKRLSRAQCEIAEKDRYDYVIINDTIEKALTRLKEVIRKKG; translated from the coding sequence ATGCTGTTCGTTATCTCAGCCCCATCGGGCACAGGCAAGACCACCCTCATCAAAAAGCTCCTTCAGGAATGTCCCAGGATCCGCCTCTCTGTTTCTTACACCACCCGCCCCCCGAGACGGGGTGAAAAAGAGGGGGTTGACTATTTTTTCATAACACCGGCAGAATTTGAGAGGATGAGGGAAAAGGCCGAGTTTATTGAATCCGCCGAGGTCCACGGGGAGTTTTATGGCACGCGTCAATCCCAGATTTTGCGGAACGAGGCGGAAGGGTATGACACCCTTTTGGATATCGATACCCAGGGGGCCAGGAACCTGAAGCAAAAAGAACCAAAGGCCCTTTTGATCTTTCTGATGCCACCGACACTGGGGGATCTGGAAAAACGCCTGAAAGAGAGGGCCACGGAGCCGGAAGAAATTTTGAGAAAACGGCTCTCCCGTGCCCAGTGCGAAATTGCCGAGAAAGACCGCTATGATTATGTTATCATCAATGACACTATTGAGAAGGCCCTGACCCGTCTCAAGGAAGTAATCCGGAAGAAAGGATAA
- a CDS encoding OmpH family outer membrane protein → MRKRAVMGVVCFLASFAPVVGAAESSGIKIGLVNFQKCLNSVEQGKKAKEALKAEFDTKQKKLDLQQNELKRIRDDVEKQKLVMSEEALRSKENDYKTKVMEIQKNLGDFRQDLMTKEGKMTSLILENLRKLVAEVGQKENYTLIVEGSQDAVIYTASKDDLTDKIISLYNQRYKGNLNIN, encoded by the coding sequence ATGCGTAAGCGAGCGGTAATGGGGGTTGTTTGTTTCTTGGCCAGCTTCGCACCCGTTGTCGGGGCGGCGGAGAGTAGTGGCATTAAGATAGGGCTTGTTAATTTTCAGAAATGTCTCAATTCGGTCGAGCAGGGTAAAAAGGCGAAGGAGGCCCTGAAGGCGGAGTTTGATACCAAACAGAAGAAGCTCGATCTTCAGCAGAATGAGCTGAAGAGGATCCGTGACGATGTCGAAAAACAGAAACTGGTGATGTCCGAAGAAGCCCTGAGAAGCAAGGAGAATGATTACAAGACCAAGGTGATGGAGATCCAGAAAAATCTGGGCGATTTTCGCCAGGACCTGATGACCAAGGAAGGAAAAATGACGAGTCTGATTCTGGAAAATCTTCGTAAACTGGTTGCCGAGGTTGGCCAGAAGGAAAATTACACCCTCATCGTCGAGGGATCCCAGGATGCCGTTATCTACACCGCCAGCAAGGACGATCTTACCGACAAGATCATCTCCCTCTATAACCAGCGCTACAAGGGGAACCTGAACATCAATTAA
- a CDS encoding YicC family protein, with the protein MRSMTGFGLKKDSFRGAVFSVEAKSVNHRYAEVNVRMPSQYLFLEREILSKARRRFARGRIDVTIREDSATTDLPFEGNEAQKVASLLKKMKKDLRLEGGVTLDHLIACRDLFSRKRNSCEQIAPFLLKTVEGSLAELEKMRFREGATLGRWLKKSLSVLVRLVVRIEKESHTAAEVYKKRLREKLGELTGAISVSEERIVTEAAIFADRVDITEEITRLKSHLAQFGQFLSSREPVGRKLDFLSQEMVREINTVGSKSQNAKLTQGVILFKSELEKIREQIQNIE; encoded by the coding sequence ATGCGATCCATGACAGGGTTCGGGTTGAAGAAAGATTCTTTTCGGGGGGCTGTTTTTTCTGTAGAGGCCAAGTCGGTTAATCACCGTTACGCTGAGGTGAATGTCCGGATGCCTTCCCAATATCTTTTTCTGGAAAGGGAGATCCTTTCAAAGGCCAGAAGGCGGTTTGCACGCGGGAGGATCGATGTGACGATCCGCGAAGACTCTGCAACGACCGATCTCCCCTTTGAGGGGAACGAGGCACAAAAAGTGGCTTCCCTCCTCAAAAAAATGAAAAAGGATCTCAGGCTGGAAGGGGGAGTCACTTTGGATCATCTGATCGCCTGCAGGGACCTCTTTTCCAGGAAAAGAAATTCCTGCGAACAGATCGCCCCTTTCCTCCTCAAGACCGTTGAGGGAAGCCTGGCCGAATTGGAAAAAATGCGTTTTCGGGAGGGGGCTACTCTGGGGCGATGGTTAAAGAAGAGCCTCTCCGTCCTTGTCCGACTGGTGGTGCGGATTGAAAAAGAATCCCACACGGCGGCGGAGGTTTATAAGAAAAGGCTTAGGGAAAAACTGGGGGAATTGACAGGGGCGATTTCCGTGAGTGAAGAACGAATTGTGACAGAAGCGGCCATTTTTGCTGATCGGGTCGATATTACCGAGGAGATCACCCGCTTGAAGAGTCATCTGGCCCAGTTTGGCCAGTTTCTTTCTTCCCGGGAACCGGTCGGCCGCAAGCTGGATTTTTTGAGTCAGGAGATGGTTCGTGAGATCAATACCGTCGGGTCGAAGTCCCAGAACGCCAAGTTGACCCAAGGGGTGATCCTCTTCAAGAGTGAACTGGAAAAGATCAGGGAACAGATACAGAATATAGAATAA